The Halomonas sp. KG2 genome contains a region encoding:
- a CDS encoding DinB family protein, with product MSLKDHFAMLASYNQWMNSKVYEAAGHLSATDLAKDRGAFFGSILGTLNHILVGDTIWLKRFATHPSCVASLREVADLPKPTTLDQIVFEDFGRLSEHRSWLDQRIIDWVAELSDGDLDVVLSYRNSKGIPANKRYSSLVLHFFNHQTHHRGQVSTLLSQAGVDIGVTDLMVHIPEETHV from the coding sequence ATGAGCCTTAAAGATCACTTTGCAATGCTGGCTTCCTACAATCAGTGGATGAACTCAAAGGTTTATGAGGCTGCAGGCCACCTCTCTGCCACTGATTTAGCCAAAGACCGTGGGGCCTTCTTCGGTTCCATCTTAGGAACCCTGAATCATATCCTAGTGGGTGACACTATCTGGCTCAAACGGTTTGCTACGCATCCCTCCTGTGTGGCCTCTTTGCGCGAGGTTGCTGATCTTCCAAAGCCGACTACGTTGGATCAGATTGTCTTTGAAGATTTTGGTCGTCTATCTGAACACCGTAGTTGGTTGGATCAGAGGATTATCGATTGGGTAGCCGAACTATCCGACGGTGACCTGGATGTCGTTCTCAGCTATCGCAATAGCAAAGGGATTCCTGCAAATAAACGATATTCGAGCCTGGTTCTTCATTTCTTTAATCATCAAACTCACCATCGTGGGCAAGTTTCTACCTTGCTATCTCAGGCGGGTGTGGATATCGGGGTTACTGATCTTATGGTTCATATTCCAGAGGAAACCCATGTATAG
- a CDS encoding HigA family addiction module antitoxin, whose product MTMHNPPHPGEFIREVYLEPFGISSRQLASNLGVSPSTLSRLLKGDSGISPEMSLRLSKVLGRTPESWLSMQDMYDLWVARSTINLDDLQPLDFEAA is encoded by the coding sequence ATGACGATGCATAATCCGCCGCATCCCGGCGAATTTATTCGGGAAGTGTACCTAGAACCTTTTGGTATCAGCTCCCGTCAGCTTGCTTCCAACTTGGGCGTTTCACCATCCACCTTGTCACGGTTGCTCAAAGGGGATAGTGGCATTAGCCCCGAAATGTCTTTGCGCTTGTCGAAGGTTCTCGGACGTACCCCGGAGAGCTGGCTATCAATGCAGGACATGTATGACCTATGGGTGGCTCGCAGCACAATTAATTTGGACGACCTGCAGCCATTGGACTTTGAGGCCGCTTAA
- a CDS encoding CatB-related O-acetyltransferase, with product MQNKHWSKYQLLHEVVTNPNISIKGAHSYYSDCWDNGFEESVIRYLHGDEVSRKWEPRWEIDKLHIGDYVCIGAEVIILMGGNHTHRADWFCLYPFMDYIDEAYVGKGDTFIGDGAWLGMRAMIMPGVTIGEGAIVAANSVVTKDVAPYSVVGGTPAKLVKYRFEISVIDDLLQLKIYDWPTEKFEALKRHLCASDIQQLKSAALAYDGKNST from the coding sequence ATGCAGAATAAACATTGGTCAAAATATCAGTTGCTACATGAAGTAGTGACTAATCCTAATATCTCAATAAAGGGTGCTCACAGTTATTACAGTGATTGCTGGGACAACGGCTTTGAAGAGTCGGTTATTAGGTATCTACATGGTGACGAAGTGAGTCGTAAGTGGGAGCCGCGTTGGGAAATCGATAAGCTTCATATTGGTGATTATGTCTGTATTGGCGCGGAAGTCATTATTTTGATGGGCGGAAATCATACCCATCGAGCAGATTGGTTCTGTTTATACCCATTTATGGACTACATTGATGAAGCATATGTTGGTAAAGGGGATACCTTTATAGGTGATGGTGCATGGCTTGGAATGAGAGCGATGATAATGCCTGGCGTCACTATCGGAGAAGGAGCTATTGTTGCAGCCAATAGTGTTGTTACTAAAGACGTTGCTCCCTATAGTGTAGTTGGTGGTACACCGGCAAAACTAGTCAAGTATCGCTTTGAGATATCTGTAATTGATGATCTTTTGCAGTTGAAAATATATGATTGGCCTACAGAAAAATTTGAAGCATTAAAACGCCATCTGTGTGCATCAGATATTCAGCAACTAAAAAGTGCTGCTTTAGCCTATGATGGTAAAAATAGCACATAA
- a CDS encoding GFA family protein, whose amino-acid sequence MTSSAFSLSSLYPSEAFSIKSGEPVIGGLHGNTRHYFCGHCMSWLFTRPEGMDNFVNVRSTLLEDSRTYKPFIETYTDEKLEWATTGAEHSFCKFPPQEKFPELLREYAQKQG is encoded by the coding sequence ATGACATCTAGCGCGTTTAGCTTGAGCTCGCTTTATCCGAGCGAGGCATTCTCAATTAAATCCGGAGAGCCTGTTATCGGTGGGCTGCATGGGAATACTCGCCACTATTTCTGCGGGCATTGTATGAGCTGGCTGTTCACTCGACCCGAAGGTATGGATAACTTTGTTAATGTTCGCTCAACGTTGCTAGAGGATTCTCGAACCTACAAACCATTTATTGAAACTTACACAGATGAAAAACTGGAGTGGGCTACCACTGGCGCAGAGCATAGTTTTTGTAAGTTTCCACCGCAGGAAAAGTTTCCCGAATTGCTTCGAGAGTATGCGCAAAAACAAGGATAA
- a CDS encoding type II toxin-antitoxin system RelE/ParE family toxin has protein sequence MIKSFRHKGLKRFYASGSTSGIQADHAKKLRMQLAALDTAVSVEDMDIPGFRLHPLKGRDKARWSIWINGNWRMTFEFRDGNAYILDYEDYH, from the coding sequence ATGATTAAATCATTCCGCCACAAGGGACTCAAGCGGTTCTACGCTAGTGGCAGCACCTCTGGTATACAGGCGGATCATGCCAAGAAATTGCGTATGCAGCTTGCCGCTCTGGACACGGCCGTGTCAGTAGAAGATATGGATATCCCTGGTTTTAGGCTCCACCCTTTGAAGGGGAGAGACAAAGCGCGGTGGTCAATTTGGATCAACGGAAATTGGCGCATGACGTTCGAATTTCGAGATGGCAATGCGTACATTCTTGATTATGAGGATTATCACTAA